A region of Roseobacter litoralis Och 149 DNA encodes the following proteins:
- a CDS encoding molybdopterin oxidoreductase family protein, with protein sequence MNQPKIDLSPKVSDEVRKTTCYMCACRCGINVHMKDGKVAYIEGNKDHPVNQGVLCAKGSAGIMQVNAPSRLRKPLKRVGERGAGDFQEIEWDEALQIATDWLAPVRRDNPEKLAFFTGRDQSQSFTSFWAQNFGTCNYAAHGGFCSVNMAAAGIYTIGGAFWEFGQPDWDHTKLFMLFGVAEDHDSNPIKMGIGKIKKRGARVIGVNPIRTGYNAVADDWVGITPGTDGLFILSMIHCLMKAGRMDLHYLAQYTNAPVLVINNPGAADHGLLMRDANGKELVMDRATGKPTPFDQPGVKPDLAATYEANGQTHRPVFHQMAEMYLDEQYAPENVADRCGISAGRIRTIAAELARVAFDEAFELDHAWTDFRGEKHDKMIGRPVSFHSMRGISAHANGFQTCRALHTLQIILGTVEVPGGFRFKPPYPKPATAHPKPHCKVTADAPLDGPHLGFVHGPEDLALKDDGTPARIDKAFTWENPMSSHGLMHMVISNAYAGDPYKIDVLFMYMANMSWNSSMNTRGVIDMLTDKDENGDYVIPKIIYSDAYSSEMVAYADLILPDTTYLERHDCISLLDRPICEADAAADAIRWPVIEPDRDVIGFQSMLCTLGAKLGLPGFVNDDGSQKYEDYADYIVNHERKPGIGPLAGFRGLDGEKSGRGEVNQSQLELYIENGGFFVEHIPAGAQYYKPWNAAYQDWAVGMGLYDSPQHYLFSLYSEPMRKFQLAAEGHGERQPPDHLRAQYAEKMSPLPIWYSCEAENKADAFPVTALTQRPMAMYHSWGSQNAWLRQLHGHNPLYVPTKLMRENGLSDGDWAKVTSPHGEITVPVLEMAALNENTIWTWNAIGKRKGAWALEENAPEATRGFLLNHLIHELLPPKGDGLRWANSDPITGQAAWFDLKVRIEKADAPVEAQPALDPIKSPVGTGPKDLTWKVGK encoded by the coding sequence ATGAACCAGCCCAAGATTGATCTGAGCCCAAAGGTGTCCGACGAGGTCCGCAAGACCACCTGCTACATGTGCGCCTGCCGCTGCGGCATCAACGTCCACATGAAAGACGGCAAGGTCGCCTATATCGAAGGCAACAAGGACCACCCGGTCAATCAGGGCGTCCTTTGTGCCAAAGGCTCCGCGGGAATCATGCAGGTCAACGCCCCGTCCCGGCTGCGCAAACCGCTGAAACGGGTCGGCGAACGCGGTGCGGGCGACTTTCAGGAAATCGAATGGGACGAAGCCCTGCAAATCGCCACCGACTGGCTGGCACCGGTGCGCCGCGACAACCCCGAAAAGCTCGCGTTTTTCACAGGCCGCGATCAGTCGCAGTCCTTCACCAGCTTCTGGGCGCAAAACTTCGGCACCTGCAATTACGCGGCCCACGGTGGCTTCTGTTCGGTCAATATGGCAGCGGCGGGCATCTACACTATTGGCGGTGCTTTCTGGGAGTTTGGCCAACCCGATTGGGACCACACCAAACTCTTCATGCTCTTTGGCGTGGCCGAGGATCACGACAGCAACCCGATCAAGATGGGGATCGGCAAGATCAAGAAACGCGGTGCGCGCGTCATTGGCGTCAACCCGATCCGCACAGGCTATAATGCGGTGGCAGACGATTGGGTGGGCATCACGCCGGGCACGGATGGCTTGTTCATCCTCTCAATGATCCACTGCCTGATGAAAGCGGGCCGGATGGATCTGCACTACCTTGCGCAATACACCAATGCGCCGGTGCTCGTGATCAACAACCCCGGCGCCGCCGATCACGGTCTGCTGATGCGCGATGCCAACGGCAAAGAACTTGTGATGGACCGCGCCACCGGCAAGCCGACGCCATTCGATCAACCCGGCGTAAAACCCGACCTCGCAGCCACCTACGAGGCCAATGGCCAAACCCACCGCCCCGTCTTTCACCAGATGGCGGAGATGTATCTTGATGAACAATATGCCCCTGAAAATGTCGCCGACCGCTGTGGCATTTCTGCAGGTCGCATTCGCACCATCGCCGCCGAACTGGCCCGCGTCGCCTTTGATGAAGCCTTCGAGCTAGACCACGCGTGGACCGATTTCCGGGGCGAGAAACACGACAAGATGATCGGGCGGCCTGTGTCTTTTCACTCCATGCGCGGCATCTCCGCCCATGCCAACGGCTTTCAGACCTGCCGCGCGCTCCACACCCTGCAGATCATCCTCGGCACCGTCGAAGTGCCCGGCGGTTTCCGCTTCAAACCGCCCTATCCGAAACCGGCGACGGCCCACCCCAAGCCGCATTGCAAGGTCACAGCCGACGCACCACTCGACGGCCCGCATCTGGGCTTTGTGCACGGCCCCGAAGACCTGGCCCTCAAGGACGATGGCACCCCGGCGCGCATCGACAAGGCCTTCACCTGGGAAAACCCCATGTCCTCCCACGGGCTGATGCATATGGTCATCTCCAACGCCTACGCGGGGGACCCTTACAAGATCGACGTGCTCTTCATGTATATGGCGAACATGTCGTGGAACTCCTCGATGAACACGCGCGGCGTGATCGACATGCTGACCGACAAGGACGAAAACGGCGACTATGTGATTCCCAAAATCATCTATTCCGATGCCTATAGCTCTGAAATGGTCGCCTATGCCGATCTGATCCTGCCCGACACCACCTATCTGGAACGTCACGACTGTATCTCGCTGCTGGATCGCCCGATCTGCGAGGCAGATGCGGCAGCCGATGCGATCCGCTGGCCCGTGATCGAACCCGACCGCGACGTCATCGGGTTTCAATCCATGCTCTGCACCCTTGGTGCCAAACTGGGGCTGCCCGGTTTTGTGAATGATGATGGCAGCCAGAAATACGAGGATTACGCCGATTACATCGTCAACCATGAACGCAAACCGGGCATAGGTCCGCTCGCGGGCTTCAGGGGCCTTGATGGTGAGAAATCAGGGCGCGGTGAAGTCAACCAGAGCCAGCTTGAACTTTACATCGAAAACGGCGGCTTTTTTGTCGAACATATTCCCGCCGGGGCGCAGTATTACAAACCGTGGAATGCCGCTTATCAGGACTGGGCCGTGGGCATGGGGCTGTATGACAGCCCTCAGCACTACCTCTTCTCGCTCTATTCGGAACCGATGCGCAAATTCCAGCTGGCAGCCGAAGGTCATGGCGAGCGCCAGCCGCCCGATCACCTGCGCGCCCAATATGCAGAAAAAATGTCACCGCTGCCGATCTGGTATTCCTGCGAGGCAGAAAACAAGGCCGACGCCTTTCCTGTCACCGCACTGACGCAGCGCCCGATGGCCATGTATCATTCATGGGGCTCCCAAAACGCATGGCTGCGGCAGTTACACGGGCACAACCCGCTCTATGTCCCCACCAAACTGATGCGCGAAAACGGCCTGTCCGATGGCGACTGGGCCAAAGTAACCTCCCCTCATGGAGAGATCACCGTCCCCGTGCTGGAAATGGCCGCGCTGAATGAAAATACGATCTGGACATGGAACGCGATTGGCAAGCGCAAGGGCGCATGGGCGCTTGAGGAAAACGCGCCCGAGGCCACCCGTGGATTCCTGCTGAACCACCTGATCCATGAATTGCTGCCGCCCAAGGGTGATGGTCTGCGCTGGGCCAACTCCGATCCGATCACGGGGCAGGCCGCGTGGTTTGACCTCAAGGTTCGGATCGAAAAAGCCGACGCACCGGTTGAGGCACAACCCGCCCTTGACCCGATCAAGTCTCCGGTTGGCACAGGTCCCAAAGACTTGACGTGGAAGGTGGGTAAATGA
- the pta gene encoding phosphate acetyltransferase, with translation MSVLRDLIDRAASRPAHIVMSEGTDPRVVEGAVTAVKSGIARITLIGPEDAVQAALVRAGLPNAPAIAIEDPENSALTDEVATALHDIRKHKGMTPQVAARRAQDPLVFAAMMVRLGYADGTVGGAVHTTSDTVRAALQVIGKAKDAPLVSGFFLMALPENHPSGRDAMIFSDCGLVIDPTCEELAAIAVASAASCRHLLGKEPRVALLSFSTKGSAHHEKVSKVTDALDLLKQNHPTLKADGELQFDAAFVPAVAASKAKDSEVAGTANVMIFPNLDAGNIGYKIAQRIGGCDAIGPVLQGLAKPANDLSRGCVASDVTNMIAVTVLQARA, from the coding sequence GTGAGCGTATTGCGTGATTTAATCGATCGCGCAGCCTCACGGCCTGCTCACATCGTGATGAGCGAAGGCACCGATCCCCGCGTTGTCGAGGGGGCGGTGACGGCTGTCAAATCCGGCATCGCCCGCATCACCCTGATCGGTCCCGAGGACGCGGTGCAGGCCGCACTTGTGCGCGCGGGCTTGCCCAACGCCCCGGCCATCGCAATCGAAGACCCCGAAAACTCCGCCCTGACGGATGAGGTCGCAACCGCCCTGCACGACATCCGCAAGCACAAAGGCATGACGCCACAGGTTGCAGCGCGGCGCGCGCAGGATCCTCTGGTCTTTGCCGCCATGATGGTGCGTCTGGGTTATGCCGACGGCACTGTGGGCGGGGCTGTACACACAACATCCGATACCGTCCGTGCCGCCCTGCAGGTCATCGGCAAGGCAAAAGACGCCCCTCTGGTCTCGGGCTTTTTCCTGATGGCCCTGCCGGAAAACCACCCCTCCGGGCGCGATGCGATGATCTTCAGCGACTGCGGCCTCGTGATTGACCCCACCTGCGAGGAACTCGCGGCAATTGCGGTGGCATCGGCGGCCTCATGCCGCCACTTGCTGGGCAAAGAGCCCCGCGTCGCACTGCTGTCCTTTTCAACCAAGGGCAGCGCGCACCACGAAAAGGTCAGCAAAGTCACCGATGCGCTGGACCTGTTGAAACAGAACCACCCGACGCTCAAGGCCGATGGCGAGTTGCAATTCGACGCGGCATTTGTTCCTGCGGTCGCCGCCTCCAAAGCCAAAGATTCCGAGGTGGCAGGCACTGCCAACGTCATGATTTTCCCCAACCTTGATGCAGGCAACATCGGGTACAAAATCGCGCAACGCATCGGCGGCTGCGATGCCATCGGGCCCGTCCTTCAGGGGCTGGCCAAACCGGCCAATGATCTGTCGCGCGGTTGCGTCGCCAGCGATGTCACGAATATGATCGCCGTCACCGTCCTTCAGGCCAGAGCCTGA